A region of the Cucurbita pepo subsp. pepo cultivar mu-cu-16 chromosome LG14, ASM280686v2, whole genome shotgun sequence genome:
TGTTTTTAGGTTCATCAGGTGCCATCATTGAGGAATATGTCTACGGTGGCTTCTGTTGCCTCGAGTAAGGAGGGTCTGAAGTTGCTTGTAACTGCTGGTCCTCGTGCTCAGAAAATGGTCGGGATATGGCTTTTTGGCTCTGCTGCATGGGTTTTCAGTATGGTGGTTCTTGGTGGTGTTACACGTCTGACACGATCTGGACTTTCCATGACTGATTGGAAGTTCACTGGGCAACTCCCTCCTCTATCAGATGAAGAATGGCTGCTGGAGTTTGAAAAGTATAAGCAGTCCCCTGAATACAAACGGTATGTGTATCAAAATTGATTATCTCTCTAGCCTTGGAGCTAGTTTTTTACTGCATAGTTATGTTGTTTGCTTGCATGCATAatgattttgtgtttaatcTCGATCCGCATGTTAATAGATGGTTTGTTTAGATTCTTGGTAATTGGTGGTTCATTAGAAAGGAAAGTCGATTCGAGGAATTGGTATTTTGGAAGTCATATagtgtcattttttaattagtgtttgactatatatttttgaagCTTTCCTgcattgatttgatttttcaatAGAAATAGTTCCCATGAATTTTATGAgtttatgatgtttgaaaaTTCCACAGTGTTAACAAAGGCATGAGTATTgaagatttcaaatttatatattggaTGGAATATGCACATCGAATGTGGGGAAGGGCACTGGGTATTATGTTTGCTTTGcccttttcatattttcttcgTAAGGGTTATATATCCTTACGTCTTGGACTGAGATTGTCGACACTTTTTGCCCTTGGTGCTGGGCAGGGACTAATTGGCTGGTGGATGGTAAAGAGTGGTTTAGAGGTAGATCCACTTTATCCCTGTTGATTGTTGATTTCCCAATTTTGATAGAGTGGAGAGTTCCTAAAGGAGTTCATCCCACAGGAGCCAGCATCTGAGTATACTCAGCCAAGAGTAAGCCCTTATCGCCTTGCAGCTCATCTTACGTCGGCCTTCATTATCTATTGTGGTCTTTTCTGGACTGGTCTCTCTGTTGTCATGCCTGAACCACCTGTTGAGTCTGTGGCTTGGGCTCGTGGTGCAGTAAAAGTTAGAAGATTTGCTCTTCCTGTGAGCGTACTTGTTGGTATTACTGCCATTTCAGGAGCATTTGTCGCTGGAAATGATGCTGTATGTgattattcttcttcttgttattATGCACTAAAATTGATTTCTGATTCAAAAGAGGTCACGCTTCTCCTTGTATGCTGGATTACAGGGGCATGCATATAACACTTTTCCGAAGATGGGTGATACGTGGGTACCTGATGATATTTTTGATATGAAACCACTAATTCGGAATTTCTTTGAGAATACATCCACAGTTCAGGTAATTTCTCTTTACTTGGATCATATAAAGATGTTTAGCTTTGTCGAATCTTACAATGCTTCAATGACTGTATTACATGTTAATATTACCTTGTGATTATATCAAGGCGTCTAAATTCGTGAAATATTACAATTCTTCAATGATTGTTTCATCTGCCAATATGGCCTTTGAAGAATCTGAATTTCGTAGGAACTCCATCAAGGATCGTCAaagtactaaaaaaaaaaaaaaaccatcgAGAATCTTGATACCTACAATTTTCGGTAACTTAGCAGTAATTGGCATGTAGTCCTTCCTTTGAGATGGAATGTATCCCCATATCGCACTTGTACTAAAAACAAACGCATCAACAATCTTGATTCGCTTTCCCTTCTGGTAGAGCATGTGTGCATATACATAGTATTCAATTGTCTTTTTTCATGTAGATTCTCTATTATCTCGACCATCCAATACTTCTATTTTATCTTTGGTCATTCGCCtgtgaaatactaattttaaagAGATAGAGCCGTGCTGGTATTCATGCTATTTTAGCATTTGATTATCAACTATGCGTTTCAATCGacccattttttaatatatgacAGAAATTgtgatatttatttgtttaaatagcattttttttaaaagaagtcGATTTTCTGTTGTTTTTGTCGATTGAGCTACTTGAACTTGTACATATTCTAGTGTTATATCATCTAATCTTTATGTACAAACTACCTTTATGTCTTTATGAAGCCTAAAAATGCAATTATATGTATTACTATCTTGAAACAAGAAGCAATGAATTACTTTGTCTCGTTTACAGCTTAACCACCGTTTACTCGCTACTGCAACCTTAGTTTCGATTGGTACCTTATGGTGGTCAACAAGGAAGCTGGAGATACATCCTGCAGTTCGTTCTTTGATCGGGAGTACATTCGGCATGGCTGCTCTTCAGGTAACTTTTCCCCCTTCCATGATCTTATGGAGGCTTTTCCATTACTAAAAGGCTCATTACTTATTTGGGATGGGAATGAAATTATTCACTCTCTACTGTTATTTGCTGTACTTGAGCTCATTCCTTCAGTATTCCTTGAGGTATCAACTTCAGCCCAtctttttccatcttttttcCATCTTTAGCATTCTATCAATGATAGTTCGTGGATCGTCGGTTGCTTTCACCCTTTTCCTAGTCAGCTTTCTTGGTATCTTTCTCCTCTTTGCCAGTATGGTTCTCATGATGCACTGTGGATCCTCCATTGTGTTAGGGACCAAGCAAAGGATAATTGGTGTTATTGGAGTTGACCTCTAGGGGCATTTGGGGATGGGCTTGGCTTCCTTTGGGTTTGGTTTCAGAAGCCAAGCCCATGCTACAAAAAATTGCACCCCAAACACAGGTTCAGAAACTCAGGCTCCCAACCCAGCACTCCAAACACGAGTTTTCTGCTTCCCAGACTTGAGAACCTCAAATAAACCCCCACGCTTCCGAGGTCGCCAAACCCCCCCTCTATGTCTATGGCGTTTTGTCCCGTTGGATTAATCTAATATTGTGGTTCTACATGTTCCATCACTTCTCCATTCATTTCCAGTTCTGATATGTGCTGAttctaattacttttttagtttgaattagatGATAATAGTAAATATTCAGCATTTCATTGGTCCAGCTGATAACATCCATGTATTGATAATGAAAAGTCAGTTGTTGGAAGGTCACTCTACATctcttcaagaaaaaaaaaagtcattaaGATCTTCACAATAGTCGATTAATTTCTTATTCCATGCATTAgttagaagatgaaggagATCAAGAACCATTATAAATATACATCCATATAACTGAATTTATTACATTTCGATTCGTAATTCTCATTTCCACCTGTCACATTCCAGTTCTCTAGTCCTCTTGCTGCTGAATGGTCTATATTTTGCATAATGCCAACTATTTCATCTCTCAGGTCACCTTAGGAGTATCAACACTTCTATCGTATGTCCCGGTTTCCCTCGGAACTGCGCATCAAGCTGGGGCATTGACCCTTTTGACCCTCATAATTCTTCTTAATCACACTGTGAGGAGGCCATCAATGTCCCTTTTGAAGTCTCTTCCCCAGGTTGTGAAAACAGCCTAGACTAGACAGACTTTCCAGGTACACTGCTTCTGACTTCGAATTAGGTTTAAAGTTGGATGCATAAATTTATCTCAATTCTTCGGTTTCGTTTTGTGATTTTTGCGAAGAACGAGTACTGATCTTCTGCGTTGGGTGTCGAGGGGAGGGGGAGGGGGCACAATTTGTATTTGGAATGCATAGACAGATGATGGTTTTATTAGCTATATTCTCTTCctacaaaattattgaatgtTTCAATGTTTTGGGTCTCATTATCTTCCATTGTTTTGGTCAAATAAAGATTTGGACTCTTCTTTGAATTAGTTCATGCACTTCCTTGattgctctaaccaactgttttttttttttttttttttttttttttttttttttttttttttttttttttttttttttttNttttttttttttttttttttttttttttttttttttttttttttttatattatccaATTTGGAAAGAAGAATTTTTTGTTCATGCCTTATTTACCTTTTTGCCCCCTGAAATTGGAAGTAGTGGCCATAAGGTGATTACCATTTAGTAAttgtccaaataataataataataaaaataaaataaataaataaataaattacattaGTTTAGTAAAATTATGGTCTCTGAATTTTGTAACGACTCTTGTGATTTGTGATTTAAGATGGATAggattttgattcttcttatggtaggtttattattattattattattattttattttaaaaaatatttttcattttttgtctaactcttttctcatttaattttaattttttttttttttaaaaatgaaatctttGTTTCAGATCTGGAACGAGGGAGGTCCCCATTTCAggacattaattaaaataaagaaatgaataaatgTGTGAGGACCTCCCTCGTTTCGTTTTAGATCTGAAATAAAGATTtcaatctttttatttaaaattaaatgtggGAAAAGGagaatggaaaaataaatgaatgagaaaagaaaggaaaaagtattATGAAATCCAAACTACACGTATCAAAAACTACAATTTTTTGACAATGGttaactaataataattttattcataatttataagtATGAATGAACTAATtgcataaattaatttaaggttAGTTGATATTATACACACTAAAATTAGGTTTGTAGATATTATaaactctaaaattaaatattagtaCAATGATCAAAATACTTTTAGGATTACTATTGCATGGTCTGTAAAGCTTCCCAAAGTATTATA
Encoded here:
- the LOC111810723 gene encoding cytochrome c oxidase assembly protein COX15, which produces MFQSRVVASLRRKEGFSRVYNTLIQSNSSTVLRHEPVRSFSSQTAKKCLFGVYGYRSFSKVHQVPSLRNMSTVASVASSKEGLKLLVTAGPRAQKMVGIWLFGSAAWVFSMVVLGGVTRLTRSGLSMTDWKFTGQLPPLSDEEWLLEFEKYKQSPEYKRVNKGMSIEDFKFIYWMEYAHRMWGRALGIMFALPFSYFLRKGYISLRLGLRLSTLFALGAGQGLIGWWMVKSGLEEPASEYTQPRVSPYRLAAHLTSAFIIYCGLFWTGLSVVMPEPPVESVAWARGAVKVRRFALPVSVLVGITAISGAFVAGNDAGHAYNTFPKMGDTWVPDDIFDMKPLIRNFFENTSTVQLNHRLLATATLVSIGTLWWSTRKLEIHPAVRSLIGSTFGMAALQVTLGVSTLLSYVPVSLGTAHQAGALTLLTLIILLNHTVRRPSMSLLKSLPQVVKTA